In Exiguobacterium sp. 9-2, the genomic window TAGACATGAGCGTAATCAAGCGCCTGATGTTCACCGAACCGTTTTGTCATCTCAAGCGGATTTTTTTCAAATCGACTATCTAAGTCATATAGTTTCATCAAGATTGCGATGTGGATCACCTCATTCCTCTTTACCTAGATGAATCCGGTAAACCGGTTCATATCGCGGCGAAACGCCTGGTCGTACTTCAAACAGAATAAGTTCACGAACAGTCCATTCCACCGGTTGTATCGGATTCGTCGTCCATTCTTCCGCCTCCGTGCGCCACTTCTTCGCGATCGTGACATGCGGAACGAATGGTTTAGTCGCACTTGGATCAATCAGACGCACTAATCGAAACAATTCCTCTGCTTCTGTTCCGAATCCGACGACACGTGGTCGCTCCCTTTGTCCAAAGGTAATTAGACGATCTAATCGAAGTACGAAAGGTTCGATCGTGCGCGCAATCTCCTGCAGTTGCTGTTTCCACGATCGTTGTTCTTCTTCCTCCAGCGGGCCAAAAAAACGAAGCGTCAAATGGTACTCTTCTAACGTATAGACATTTCGAAAGTAATCAGATAGAGATAAACGATTAGCGATATTTGCTAAATCTTCAGAAGGAATCGGTAAAGCAACGAAAAAGTGTCGTTCCTGTCTCATCGTATCTTCACTCCTTCATTCGACCACTGACACTGTACAGGACGGCACCAAGAATACTGCTAATTGTATATACCCAAAAGACGGTATAGATTGTACTTTGGTCTAGCACAAACCCACTCATCAAGTTAAACAGCGCTGTCGCTAGCCCTGTCGTCGTTGCCATATATGTACTGACAGCTGTTGCGACCATCGTCTCTGGAACGAGTGACCGAACATAGTCTAATGCAACAGGGATCAACAATCCGACGATCATTCCTTGCATCGCAGACAATACCCAAAGCATGACGATCGGAAGCTCTAATGCGATCATCGCCGTACGAGCAGCTGACAGCAAGGAAATGAAGACAAGAACTGGAATCGCTCCGAATCGTAACAATAGACGCGAAGCGATGCGCATGAACGGGATTTCGCACAGAACGGCGACGAAGAACAAGGTCCCGACGAGCGCGGTTGTCTCTCCACGAATCGTGACGTAGCTGCCAAAGTAATAGTTATTGGCGAAGATCGGTCCGAAGATCAAACTCCCTCCCGCTAAGAATAACAAGAAGCGTCGATTCGAAAAGAGTTGTTTCAACGGTACCTGTTGTTGATGTGAAATGTGTACGTTCCCCGTTTCTTCAATACCGATCAACACAAGAAAACCAAGAACCCACGCTGCACCGGTCGCATAAAAAATCAGACCAAGTCCACCCTCCTCAGTGATTTGTCCAAGGATGAAGACGGCTAAAGCAAAACCAGCTGATCCAAAAAGACGCAAGGCGCCATAATCTACCTTACGTTTTCGTGTATATTCGATCGCTAATGTATCAACGAGTGGAATATGCGCGCACTGGAATAATGCCCAGACACATGAAATCAACAGTAAAAGTAGATAAGCGGACGTCAGTAAGTAACTCAATGTAAATACTCCAGCGGCGAGCATGGCAACGAGTAAGAGACGTTTTGGCTTTCCGAGTCGATCTGCCGCGATGCCCCAAACGGGCTGTAAGAAAATAGAGAGAATCGGTCCGATCGCAACGATTGTACCAATCTCTGAAGCGGACAGACCGAACGCATCGCTTGAAAAATAAAGCGCAAGATACGGAATGAGTGCACCTTGTCCAAAGAAAATAAAGAAATATAACGCTTGGAAATGATAAGTTTGACGATTTTTCACACGGAACTTCCTTTCAAGAAGCAATCCCCCCATCTTCACGATGCGGGGGATCATCAGTCATTATTTTGCGAGTTCATAAATTGCTTCTGCATAAATCGCGACAGCAAGCAAGAGTTCTTCAAAATCAACATATTCATCGACTTGGTGGGCAACTTCAGGACCACCTGGGAAGACTGGTCCAAATGCAACCCCTGCCGTTAACGAACGTGCATATGTACCACCACCGATAGCGATCAGATCAGCTGGTTGGTTCGTATGACGTTCATACACGGCACTCAGTGTCTGAATCAATTCATGATCCGGATCGACATGGTGTGGTGTCATATGTGTTCGAGTCTGTAACTCGAAGCCATATCCCGCTGCCGCTTCCTTGATGATTTGCAAGCGTTCCGTGAAGTCTGCTGAATAAGGATAACGGATGTTGATCGACGCTGTTCCTTGCTCTTCTACATACCGGAATACACCACCGTTGATCGTTAAGTCACCTGTCTCGTCTGAAGCAGCGACACCAATCGCTACACCGCGAGAATCACGGAACATGTGCGTGACAAGCTGAATATAACGACTACCGTTATAATCCAAGTGAAGCGTATTGAGGAAACGTGCTAAATGTAAGGCAGCATTTTTACCGTTATCCGGCTCCATCGCATGGGCTGCGACACCGTTCACATCAAGAACGAGACCTTCCGTTTCTTGCTTGACCGTCCCAGACAAGCCTTGTTCTTCAAGATACGTATGGAAATCCGTTTCAAGCGTCCCCAATTCGACGACACGAAGAAGTGCTTGGGCATGACCCGGAACCATGTTCGGACGTTCGCCGCCTTCAAAACGAACGAGATGGTAGCCTGTATCAGATGCTTGCGCTGGTTTCCCTTGAATCAATAACCCATCATACAGTCCTTTTTCCGCATTGATGATCGGGAAGTCGGCATCTGGTGCAAAGCCGAGAGTCGGCATTTCTTCATGTTTGAAGTAATGATTCACACAACGCCAGTCACTCTCTTCATCTCCTCCAGCAATCAAACGAATACGTTTTGAGAGCGGTAATCCGAGTTCTTTGACGATCTTCAAGGCATAATAAGCTGCCATCGTCGGTCCTTTATCATCGATTGCACCGCGCGCATACAGTTTCCCATCGACAAGCGTTGGGTTAAATGGACCGTATGTCCAGTGATCGCCACCAGCTGGTACGACGTCTAAGTGACAAAGAATACCGAGTAACTCTTCCCCTTGACCATATTCCAAATGTCCGGCGTATCCATCAACATTTTTTGTCTTGAATCCGTCTCGTTCCCCTGTCGCGAGCATCCAATCAAGGGCTCGTTTGACTTCTTGACCAAACGGTGCACCTTCTTCGATTGTTGATTCATCAAGTATACTCGGAATCCGCAGTAGTTCTTTTAAATCCTCTAATAAGTCCTCGCGACGCGCGAGTACTTCTTCTTTCCAATTTACCATCTGATTTCGCTCCTTCATTCTAGGTTGAATTCGTTTCCTATACACCTTTCTAGTATAGCGAATATTCGTTCAGATACGAACATCCAAATTCTGTTTTCTTTTTTATTTGTTTAAATAACGAACATTAAACGATATTAAAACTCCAATTATCGACTTTACAATCTGTTTGAATATGTTTTTTATGCAAACGTTCGGTTAAATCACTTGCAATTTAACATCAAAACGTTATACTAAAGGCGAAACAACTGGATATTGCATTGTCTTTTGTCACCCGAAGCTTTAGAACACTATTCTATCCATTGGGGGAGTGGTTATACCAATGAAAGATTCTACAGACCGTATGTTGACCCGGATTAAATCGATTTATCTCTACATCCAAGAGAACGGAGCTACTACGACAGCAGAGTTGGTTGAAGAGTTTGGCATCACTTCAAGGACCGTTCAGCGGGATTTGAACGTGCTCGAATACAACAATCTCATTGTGAGCCCTCGACGCGGTACATGGACGTCGAGCAAGAAACAAAAGCAAGCGGGTTGATCCACTGTTTCACTATGTATATCTTTCGATGACGCGATTCTTCGCGTCTTTTTTTGTTATCTTTTTTAAAACGTGGGGTATAGCTATTGGGAGAAGGAGTTGAGAAGAATGAATATTTTAATCATTGGAGCAAACGGAACGACTGGACGCAAGATGGTCGAATTGATCGCTAAACAAGGTGATCATCAAGCAATCGCGGTCGTACGAGAAGAAAATCAAATCAACGATTTGATTGCACTCGGTGCATCTGAAGTCAGACTTGGGGATTTGACGAAGGATGTCAGTGGTGTCATCAGTAATGCGGACGTCGTCATCTTTGCAGCGGGTGCTGGTGGCGCATCAGACGAATTGACGCGCGCCGTCGATCAAGAAGGTGCAATTAAAGTCATCGATGCAGCAAAAGCCAACGGTATCGATCGTTTCCTGATGCTCAGTTCAGTAGGTACCGAAGAACCAAAAGGTGAATTGAAAGTATATCTCGAATCTAAAGCAACAGCAGACGCACACCTCCAGGAAAGCGGACTCAATTATACGATCGTACGTCCTGGTCCACTCAGCTACGACGACCCGGCAGGCACTGTCGAAACGAAAGAGCATTTCGATTCATACGAAGATCGTAAGGTGTCGCGTGACGATATCGCAGCATTATTCGTTCACTTGATCGATCATCCGACACAATCTCGTGTATTCGAAGTACTCAGTGGTCCTTATCCAATCGCAGAAGCATTGCGTAATCAATAATCGAAACCCATAACAAAAGGCGATGGAATGTACGCTCATTCCACCGCCTTTTCGTTTTGCTTATTCAGGTTGCCACTCAAACAAAGACAGTTCCGCTGGCGTCAGTTCACGATAATCTCCGAGCGCAAGTGCCGGATCGAGTTCCAAGCGGCCAATCGAGCGCCGTTTCAAGAACGTGACCTCTTTCCCGAGCGCAAGCATCATCCGTTTGACTTGATGGAACTTCCCTTCCGTGATCGTCAACTCAAGCGTTGAATCTGTTTCTGTCGTCGATAAGATGACAAGTTTTCCCGGCTTTGCTCGGTAGCCGTCTTCTAACGTGACGCCTGCCGCAACCGCTTCGATGTCTTCTTGCGTCAACACTCCTGTCACTTCTGCGTAATACGTTTTTTCGACGTGTTTCTTTGGAGACATTAAAGCGTGATTAAACGACCCATCATTCGTCAACAGCAATAGACCCTCTGTATCTTTATCGAGTCGTCCGACCGGGAACGGTTTGAAATACGTCACGTCTTCAAACAACAGATCAATGACGGTCTCATCTCGTTTATCTTCTGTTGCACTAATGACACCCGGTGGTTTATTCATCATCAAGTAGATGTATTTTTGATACGTAACCGGTTCCCCATACATCAGAACCTGTTGCGTCTCGACATCGACATGTTGTTTCGGATCACGCACGATCTCTCCATCGACTTGAATCGCCCCTGCCTTCAGCAGCAGCTTCACTTCTTTTCGGGAGCCTGCTCCCATGTTGGATAACAATTTATCTAGACGCATGACCTCGTCCTCGTTTCAATGAAATTTTACGTCCTAATACGACTTCTGCTAAGCCACTCCAAATCGAGAGTCCTGCAAAAATCACGATTCCGACTGCTGCCCCTACGATCAGAATCAATAGAGACGCCCATGTCGTCTCTGGCAAGATGGATACCATTCCCCACTTGACGAGCGCGACACCCGCTCCCATCATGGCACTGATGATCAAGATCAACGACGTCCGGCGTAAGACCGTACTGAATGGGAACTTCACCGTTTGTGTGATCCGGAAGAACATCAAACCGGTCGCAACGAGATAGCCGATGATCGTCGCATATCCAGCACCTGTTCCATCACCCGTCAAATGAATCAACGGTGCATTCAAAAGATACTTCGCAAGTAATCCAGCAAGTGTTGCGATGATCGTAAAGTACTGACGGTTAATCCCTTGAAGGACCGCTGCCGTGACTGAATAAAGGGCAAGGAACAAGGCACTTGGTGCATAACTCAACAGATAGACCCATGCTGCTTGATCTTTCGGAAAGAGCACATGGAACGTTTCTTCACTGAGGAGAATCATTCCAACAACTGCCGGAATCGTCACGAAGAAGACGAGTTGATAAATCTGCGAAATTTGAGCCCGTACTTTTCGCATATCTCCTTGCGTGAAGGAAGCTGTCAATAGTGGCGTCGCAGACAACGATAAGCCTGTTGCGACCGAGACCGGAATCAAGACGATCTTATGACTATCCGCAATCAGATAGGCCGTCGCATTTCCGGCAGCTTCGAGCGTATAGCCAATACTTTGTAACGCGGCATTCATCGTGTTCTGATCGATGACTTGGTAAAGCGGCGTCGAAAGACCGACCATGACGATTGGAATCGCGTACGTCAATAATTCCTTATACAAATCCGTTAACGGGCGATCCGGCGAACGGACGATTTGTGTAGCGCGTAGTTCTTGTAAACCACTGGATCGTTTGCGGAAGTAATAGATGAGAACCGCGACACTACCGATTGCACCAATGAATGCGCTGAACGTTGCAATCGTCGCTGCAAAGGCTACACCTGAATCAAATAAATAGATGGCGACGCTGACTCCTACGAGTAAGAAGATGATGCGGACGATTTGTTCTAGAATTTGCGAAATCGCAGTTGGACCCATCGATTGATACCCTTGGAAATATC contains:
- the thpR gene encoding RNA 2',3'-cyclic phosphodiesterase, whose amino-acid sequence is MRQERHFFVALPIPSEDLANIANRLSLSDYFRNVYTLEEYHLTLRFFGPLEEEEQRSWKQQLQEIARTIEPFVLRLDRLITFGQRERPRVVGFGTEAEELFRLVRLIDPSATKPFVPHVTIAKKWRTEAEEWTTNPIQPVEWTVRELILFEVRPGVSPRYEPVYRIHLGKEE
- the pepV gene encoding dipeptidase PepV; protein product: MVNWKEEVLARREDLLEDLKELLRIPSILDESTIEEGAPFGQEVKRALDWMLATGERDGFKTKNVDGYAGHLEYGQGEELLGILCHLDVVPAGGDHWTYGPFNPTLVDGKLYARGAIDDKGPTMAAYYALKIVKELGLPLSKRIRLIAGGDEESDWRCVNHYFKHEEMPTLGFAPDADFPIINAEKGLYDGLLIQGKPAQASDTGYHLVRFEGGERPNMVPGHAQALLRVVELGTLETDFHTYLEEQGLSGTVKQETEGLVLDVNGVAAHAMEPDNGKNAALHLARFLNTLHLDYNGSRYIQLVTHMFRDSRGVAIGVAASDETGDLTINGGVFRYVEEQGTASINIRYPYSADFTERLQIIKEAAAGYGFELQTRTHMTPHHVDPDHELIQTLSAVYERHTNQPADLIAIGGGTYARSLTAGVAFGPVFPGGPEVAHQVDEYVDFEELLLAVAIYAEAIYELAK
- a CDS encoding putative polysaccharide biosynthesis protein, coding for MSTVSNKQSTSSGNAGFVRGTMLLSGASLISRALGLIYLFPFQFMVGATGIMFYTYAYNYYAIMIGLATAGIPVAVSKFVAKYNALGEYDTSERLYRSGLKIMSLTGVVSFLALFFLAPYLAHRAIPGGDVDSASYVDAVTMTIRGVSFALLLIPPMSMTRGYFQGYQSMGPTAISQILEQIVRIIFLLVGVSVAIYLFDSGVAFAATIATFSAFIGAIGSVAVLIYYFRKRSSGLQELRATQIVRSPDRPLTDLYKELLTYAIPIVMVGLSTPLYQVIDQNTMNAALQSIGYTLEAAGNATAYLIADSHKIVLIPVSVATGLSLSATPLLTASFTQGDMRKVRAQISQIYQLVFFVTIPAVVGMILLSEETFHVLFPKDQAAWVYLLSYAPSALFLALYSVTAAVLQGINRQYFTIIATLAGLLAKYLLNAPLIHLTGDGTGAGYATIIGYLVATGLMFFRITQTVKFPFSTVLRRTSLILIISAMMGAGVALVKWGMVSILPETTWASLLILIVGAAVGIVIFAGLSIWSGLAEVVLGRKISLKRGRGHASR
- a CDS encoding DeoR family transcriptional regulator, yielding MKDSTDRMLTRIKSIYLYIQENGATTTAELVEEFGITSRTVQRDLNVLEYNNLIVSPRRGTWTSSKKQKQAG
- a CDS encoding pseudouridine synthase, which translates into the protein MRLDKLLSNMGAGSRKEVKLLLKAGAIQVDGEIVRDPKQHVDVETQQVLMYGEPVTYQKYIYLMMNKPPGVISATEDKRDETVIDLLFEDVTYFKPFPVGRLDKDTEGLLLLTNDGSFNHALMSPKKHVEKTYYAEVTGVLTQEDIEAVAAGVTLEDGYRAKPGKLVILSTTETDSTLELTITEGKFHQVKRMMLALGKEVTFLKRRSIGRLELDPALALGDYRELTPAELSLFEWQPE
- a CDS encoding MFS transporter, whose translation is MKNRQTYHFQALYFFIFFGQGALIPYLALYFSSDAFGLSASEIGTIVAIGPILSIFLQPVWGIAADRLGKPKRLLLVAMLAAGVFTLSYLLTSAYLLLLLISCVWALFQCAHIPLVDTLAIEYTRKRKVDYGALRLFGSAGFALAVFILGQITEEGGLGLIFYATGAAWVLGFLVLIGIEETGNVHISHQQQVPLKQLFSNRRFLLFLAGGSLIFGPIFANNYYFGSYVTIRGETTALVGTLFFVAVLCEIPFMRIASRLLLRFGAIPVLVFISLLSAARTAMIALELPIVMLWVLSAMQGMIVGLLIPVALDYVRSLVPETMVATAVSTYMATTTGLATALFNLMSGFVLDQSTIYTVFWVYTISSILGAVLYSVSGRMKE
- a CDS encoding SDR family oxidoreductase, which encodes MNILIIGANGTTGRKMVELIAKQGDHQAIAVVREENQINDLIALGASEVRLGDLTKDVSGVISNADVVIFAAGAGGASDELTRAVDQEGAIKVIDAAKANGIDRFLMLSSVGTEEPKGELKVYLESKATADAHLQESGLNYTIVRPGPLSYDDPAGTVETKEHFDSYEDRKVSRDDIAALFVHLIDHPTQSRVFEVLSGPYPIAEALRNQ